In Hahella sp. KA22, one genomic interval encodes:
- the recC gene encoding exodeoxyribonuclease V subunit gamma, with the protein MLKIYYSNRQEQLLALLADALARPKANPLQSDILIVQSQGMSRWLSQQLAELNGVAANLEFQLPAQLIWRLARLCRDDLPELHPFDKSILTWRLMQLAPTLPDSGEFDALHRYLHTGPDRKSPDLLRNYQLSQRIADVFDHYLMYRPDWLSEWEQGLPTEASASEHAWQIELWRGLTRDSDAPHRARVLQELAEQLPQHVDKLPPRLFVFGVPYMAPAYLDVLQNTARHIEVHMYQWNPTEHYWGDIASRKDISRIRTRDGAEVSVLYDEGHRLLASWGKPLRDYLDVLQDVSVTEADCYVPPAPPQTMLQRLQADVFNLRQEPWPESPADDRSLQVHLCHSALREVEVLYDQLMDLLQTDHSLSPRDIVVMTPDIGQYAPLVEAVFGAQEGPRRIPWSLADLSRYSDFNLVQSVLQLFDLLPGRFTASEVLGLLEIPAVGRRFGLDEELLSRLRQWLQEASIRWGLDGESQQAYGVDYADQFSWKAGIKRLLLGFALPDAMQMYQGVAPYPHIQGGDADSLGALSQLIDTLARWRAQISRGQTPQQWADLIHSWMNDLFDPDRDEEQALQVAREAVQEWLQETQTAGFDQPLPLAVVKQDLRRRLDSPLRRQSFLTGAVTFCAMVPMRSIPFRVVAVLGLNHDQFPRRQTQPGFDLITVFPRKGDRARREEDRFLFLEALLAARDVFYLSYVGRSIRDNSECAPSVILSELLDTIQEQGGETAIQRILTEHPLQPFSPHYFTADGDHFSYQSEWLPALHGRHSKQEYQAFCPEALPSREGEPFSADHPVELDSLRRFLRNPTRYFVQQRLNILLDASDLTQDREPFDLGGLHGFQVKELWLQELMNAATDEEAESYLEAKGLLPGGAVGAISRKQTRQQLEALREQARELYGKDRIEITPEKSGLPLRGAVAGIGPRGLLHLTTAGCNASRMLLLWLEHLALCSVTADALARPSFLVCRQGVGHYRQVTQDQARKLLAELMDLLSQSENEPVRFFPKTSLKYVETKNNPRSRSEPINAAQSCWLGNEWQPGELADAHHFLVWRFEAETLNERFTALAENIWEPALEHWEAPA; encoded by the coding sequence ATGCTGAAAATCTACTACAGCAACCGTCAGGAACAGCTGCTCGCACTGCTCGCCGACGCCTTGGCGCGTCCCAAGGCGAACCCGTTGCAAAGCGACATATTGATCGTGCAAAGCCAGGGCATGAGCCGCTGGCTGAGCCAGCAACTGGCGGAACTCAACGGCGTCGCCGCCAACCTGGAGTTCCAACTGCCGGCGCAGTTGATCTGGCGGCTGGCGCGACTGTGCCGGGACGACTTGCCGGAGCTGCATCCCTTCGACAAATCCATTCTGACCTGGCGCTTGATGCAGCTCGCGCCCACGCTTCCGGACAGCGGCGAATTCGACGCCCTGCATCGTTATCTTCACACCGGCCCGGACCGCAAATCGCCGGATCTGCTGCGTAATTATCAGCTGAGCCAACGCATCGCCGATGTCTTTGACCACTATCTGATGTATCGCCCGGACTGGTTATCCGAATGGGAGCAAGGCCTGCCCACTGAAGCCAGCGCCAGCGAACACGCCTGGCAGATTGAGCTTTGGCGCGGCCTGACCCGTGACAGCGACGCGCCCCACCGCGCCCGCGTGCTGCAGGAGTTGGCGGAGCAGCTGCCGCAGCATGTGGATAAGCTGCCGCCGCGCCTGTTTGTCTTTGGCGTTCCCTACATGGCCCCGGCGTATCTGGACGTGCTGCAGAACACCGCACGCCATATAGAAGTGCATATGTATCAATGGAACCCTACGGAGCATTACTGGGGCGACATCGCCTCCCGTAAGGACATCAGCCGCATTCGCACCCGCGATGGCGCGGAAGTCTCAGTGCTGTATGACGAAGGTCACCGACTTCTGGCGTCCTGGGGTAAGCCGCTGCGGGATTACCTGGATGTGCTGCAGGACGTATCCGTCACGGAAGCCGACTGCTACGTTCCGCCCGCGCCGCCGCAAACAATGCTGCAACGCCTGCAGGCGGACGTTTTCAACCTGCGTCAGGAACCATGGCCTGAGAGCCCCGCTGACGACCGCTCTCTGCAAGTGCATTTATGCCACAGCGCATTGCGCGAAGTGGAAGTGCTGTACGATCAACTGATGGATCTGCTGCAAACCGATCACAGCCTGTCTCCCCGGGATATCGTGGTGATGACGCCGGATATCGGCCAGTACGCGCCTCTGGTTGAAGCCGTATTTGGCGCGCAGGAAGGTCCGCGCCGCATTCCCTGGTCTCTCGCCGACCTGAGCCGCTACAGCGACTTCAATCTGGTGCAGTCGGTGCTGCAGTTGTTCGACTTATTGCCGGGCCGCTTTACCGCCTCAGAAGTGCTCGGTCTGCTGGAAATCCCCGCCGTGGGACGCCGCTTCGGGCTGGATGAAGAATTGTTATCGCGTCTGCGCCAATGGCTGCAGGAGGCGTCGATTCGCTGGGGGCTGGACGGCGAATCGCAACAGGCGTACGGGGTCGACTACGCCGATCAGTTCAGTTGGAAGGCGGGCATCAAACGCCTGCTGCTGGGATTCGCCCTGCCGGATGCGATGCAGATGTATCAGGGCGTGGCTCCTTACCCACATATTCAGGGCGGCGATGCGGACAGCCTGGGCGCGCTATCGCAATTAATCGACACCCTGGCGCGCTGGCGCGCTCAGATCTCACGCGGCCAGACGCCCCAGCAGTGGGCGGACCTTATACACAGCTGGATGAACGACCTGTTCGACCCGGATCGGGATGAAGAACAGGCGCTGCAGGTCGCCCGCGAGGCGGTGCAGGAATGGCTGCAGGAAACCCAGACCGCGGGCTTTGACCAGCCCTTACCGCTGGCGGTGGTGAAACAGGATCTGCGCCGACGTCTGGACAGCCCGTTACGACGTCAGAGTTTCCTCACCGGGGCAGTGACCTTCTGCGCCATGGTGCCTATGCGCAGTATTCCCTTTCGCGTGGTCGCCGTCCTGGGGTTGAACCACGATCAGTTTCCGCGCCGCCAGACGCAGCCGGGCTTCGATCTGATCACAGTCTTTCCTCGTAAAGGCGACCGCGCCCGTCGCGAAGAAGACCGTTTCCTGTTTCTGGAAGCGCTGCTGGCGGCCCGCGATGTGTTTTATCTGAGCTATGTCGGGCGCAGCATCCGCGACAACAGCGAGTGCGCGCCCTCAGTCATTCTCAGCGAGCTGCTGGATACGATTCAGGAACAAGGCGGCGAGACTGCGATACAACGTATTCTCACAGAGCACCCGCTACAGCCTTTCAGTCCGCATTACTTTACTGCCGATGGCGACCACTTCAGCTATCAGTCGGAATGGCTGCCCGCCCTGCACGGTCGCCACAGCAAGCAGGAGTATCAGGCGTTCTGCCCGGAAGCGCTGCCGTCACGGGAAGGGGAGCCATTTTCCGCAGATCATCCAGTGGAGCTGGACAGCCTGCGACGTTTTCTACGCAATCCCACCCGCTACTTCGTGCAGCAGCGTCTCAATATATTGCTGGACGCCAGTGATCTGACTCAGGACCGGGAGCCTTTCGACCTGGGCGGCCTGCACGGCTTCCAGGTGAAAGAGCTTTGGCTGCAGGAACTGATGAACGCGGCGACGGACGAGGAGGCGGAAAGCTATCTGGAGGCCAAGGGGCTGCTGCCCGGCGGCGCTGTCGGCGCGATCAGCCGCAAGCAAACCCGACAGCAACTGGAGGCGCTGCGCGAGCAGGCCCGTGAACTGTATGGCAAGGACCGTATTGAAATTACCCCGGAAAAATCAGGACTGCCGTTGCGCGGCGCCGTTGCGGGTATCGGCCCGCGCGGCCTGCTGCATCTGACCACCGCGGGCTGCAACGCATCCCGCATGCTGCTGTTATGGCTGGAGCATCTGGCGCTATGCAGCGTCACTGCCGACGCCCTCGCCCGACCCAGTTTTCTGGTGTGCCGCCAGGGCGTTGGACATTATCGTCAGGTCACGCAAGATCAAGCCAGAAAATTACTGGCGGAACTGATGGATCTGCTGTCGCAGAGTGAGAATGAACCGGTGCGCTTCTTCCCGAAGACCTCCTTAAAGTATGTAGAAACCAAAAATAATCCGCGTAGCCGCAGCGAGCCCATCAACGCCGCGCAGAGCTGCTGGCTGGGCAACGAATGGCAGCCAGGCGAACTTGCGGACGCGCATCATTTTCTGGTGTGGCGCTTTGAAGCGGAAACCTTGAACGAGCGTTTCACAGCGCTGGCGGAAAACATCTGGGAACCCGCGCTGGAGCATTGGGAGGCGCCGGCATGA
- a CDS encoding M14 family metallopeptidase, with protein MKLVRWLALICTILPGVALAGQLSMARITLNSGDELKSAKKLGLDIVHYHKLKNLTAGVKGESFTVEAVLSPIDKEKLDKAGIKWEPMQMTSQFRSAFSASGETAYHSFDEPELGIEDRLYALAEKYPALVTLYKIGESHQGRPLIVAKLSRKTWWERWFDRGGDLKDGYGVSHQPPGRKKPEVFYVATHHAREWVATQMAMRYMDYLTENYGKIERITKLLNHNELWIMPVANPDGYEYTFTNERLWRKNLRDNDGDGQITLQDGVDLNRNFGEHWGLDDEGSSPVMSDQTYRGPSAGSEPETVALTSFIQAHDFRFTLSYHTYSNLILYPFGWQVQTPSFDNPIFVAQAGTDDNPAIYDSIIEAGYDPGVSADLYTTNGDFTDWSYGALGIPSYTVELTSGQDKEGNSYGFEFPDDEKMLQAVFNDNLEFALTIAESARRPDSPVSAVGIETEDVYHEPLTTSWGATQSVDMLAKRRIGDRSFLVYQVDGGSPQLTRFRRKFGDRYNTEQGTYFNRYEAKIRGQAAGSTVTYWIKTVKGEEFGPYSYTVEKASGAKVLVVAAEDYTGEYPVYENNTAPNYLSFYTDALDGAGYSYDVWDVDARGAVPPAREVMSHYDAVIWYTGDDFVSTVLEGFQAHEQMKLQAREYINYWDGKVMATGQGLSEASTVYAQFNDDFFQYYMGAFLHLETSGLGKDGNALDVVGQDDDPIMAGLRFSLNGGDSANNQHTPDSFLVTSSFVDEYHQTLAATYDRPGGGFNPTSGTHYVYSQQADQSFKRLGGTIEVPADAPYITFNMAHETEADWDFVFVEIAEQGSDNWTTLPEANGLTSQDTGESCKSGWVDLHPTLAHYMDASCNPTGTTGQWNAMSGSSAGFRTMLFDLSAYAGKTVEIYISYASDWGTQGLGVFVDDVKVGENDAEDFEDGFGLWQPGAPDGAFNINNWDNIEGAGFVDGPVIRDEDTIYMGFGLEGVDGYENRVKLIERSMSYFGL; from the coding sequence ATGAAATTAGTTAGATGGCTAGCCTTGATTTGCACGATACTGCCGGGGGTCGCGCTGGCCGGGCAACTTAGCATGGCGCGAATCACCCTCAACAGCGGCGATGAATTGAAATCGGCCAAGAAGCTTGGCCTCGACATCGTCCACTACCACAAACTGAAAAATCTGACCGCAGGCGTGAAAGGGGAATCCTTTACGGTGGAAGCGGTGTTGTCGCCTATTGATAAGGAAAAGCTGGATAAGGCCGGCATCAAGTGGGAGCCGATGCAGATGACGTCGCAGTTCCGCTCCGCCTTTTCCGCCAGCGGTGAAACCGCTTATCACAGCTTTGACGAACCTGAACTGGGTATTGAGGACCGCCTGTACGCCCTGGCGGAGAAATACCCCGCGCTGGTGACGCTGTATAAAATCGGCGAATCCCATCAGGGACGTCCTTTGATCGTCGCCAAACTTTCCCGTAAGACCTGGTGGGAGCGTTGGTTCGATCGCGGCGGCGACCTGAAGGACGGTTATGGCGTGAGTCATCAACCGCCTGGTCGTAAAAAGCCTGAGGTATTCTACGTGGCCACGCATCACGCCCGCGAATGGGTGGCGACGCAAATGGCCATGCGTTATATGGACTACCTGACCGAGAACTACGGCAAGATTGAGCGCATCACCAAGCTGCTGAATCATAACGAGCTGTGGATCATGCCGGTGGCTAACCCGGACGGCTACGAGTACACCTTCACCAACGAACGTCTGTGGCGGAAAAACCTGCGCGATAACGATGGCGACGGCCAGATCACGCTGCAGGACGGCGTCGACCTGAACCGTAACTTCGGCGAGCATTGGGGCCTGGACGACGAAGGCTCCAGCCCGGTGATGTCCGATCAGACCTATCGCGGACCTTCAGCGGGAAGCGAGCCGGAAACCGTGGCGCTGACCAGCTTTATTCAAGCCCATGACTTCCGTTTCACCTTGTCTTATCACACCTACAGCAACCTGATTCTGTATCCCTTCGGATGGCAGGTGCAGACGCCCAGCTTCGACAATCCTATTTTCGTGGCGCAGGCGGGTACTGACGACAATCCCGCTATCTACGACAGCATTATCGAAGCGGGCTATGATCCCGGCGTGAGCGCCGACCTGTACACCACCAATGGCGATTTCACTGACTGGTCCTACGGCGCGTTGGGCATTCCCTCCTACACCGTGGAGCTGACTTCCGGGCAGGATAAAGAGGGCAACTCCTACGGCTTTGAATTTCCAGACGATGAAAAAATGCTGCAGGCGGTTTTCAACGACAACCTGGAATTCGCTCTGACCATCGCGGAAAGCGCGAGAAGACCGGATAGTCCTGTTTCCGCCGTAGGCATCGAAACAGAGGACGTCTATCACGAGCCGCTGACCACTTCCTGGGGCGCAACTCAGTCTGTGGACATGCTGGCCAAGCGTCGCATCGGCGACCGCAGCTTCCTGGTTTATCAAGTGGACGGTGGTTCGCCTCAGCTGACTCGCTTCCGCAGAAAGTTCGGCGACCGTTACAACACGGAGCAGGGAACTTACTTCAATCGCTATGAGGCGAAGATTCGCGGCCAGGCCGCCGGCAGCACGGTCACCTATTGGATCAAAACCGTCAAAGGCGAAGAGTTCGGTCCATACAGCTACACCGTAGAAAAAGCCAGCGGCGCCAAAGTGCTGGTGGTGGCGGCGGAGGATTACACTGGCGAATACCCTGTGTATGAGAACAACACCGCTCCTAACTACCTCTCTTTCTACACTGACGCCCTGGACGGCGCCGGTTACTCCTACGACGTGTGGGACGTTGACGCCAGAGGCGCCGTGCCGCCAGCGCGTGAAGTCATGAGCCACTACGACGCGGTGATCTGGTATACCGGCGACGACTTTGTGTCGACCGTTCTGGAAGGCTTCCAGGCGCATGAGCAGATGAAGCTGCAGGCGCGTGAATACATCAACTACTGGGACGGCAAAGTCATGGCAACCGGCCAGGGCCTGTCAGAAGCGTCTACTGTCTACGCACAGTTCAACGATGACTTCTTCCAGTACTACATGGGCGCCTTCCTGCACCTGGAGACATCCGGTCTGGGCAAAGACGGCAATGCGCTGGACGTAGTAGGGCAGGATGACGACCCCATCATGGCGGGTCTGCGTTTCTCCCTGAACGGCGGCGACAGCGCCAACAACCAGCACACTCCTGACAGCTTCCTGGTCACCAGCAGCTTTGTGGACGAGTATCACCAGACTCTGGCGGCGACCTATGATCGCCCTGGCGGCGGCTTCAACCCCACTTCCGGCACGCACTATGTGTACAGCCAGCAAGCGGATCAGAGCTTCAAACGTCTGGGTGGAACCATCGAAGTACCAGCGGATGCGCCGTACATCACCTTCAACATGGCTCATGAAACTGAAGCGGATTGGGACTTCGTGTTTGTGGAAATCGCCGAGCAGGGCAGCGATAACTGGACCACTCTGCCGGAAGCCAATGGTTTGACCAGTCAGGATACCGGCGAAAGCTGTAAATCCGGCTGGGTCGACCTGCATCCGACATTGGCCCATTACATGGACGCCAGCTGTAATCCTACTGGAACCACCGGTCAGTGGAACGCCATGAGCGGCAGCAGCGCTGGTTTCCGCACCATGTTGTTTGACCTGTCCGCCTACGCTGGCAAAACCGTTGAAATCTACATTTCCTATGCCTCCGACTGGGGTACTCAGGGACTGGGCGTTTTCGTCGACGACGTGAAAGTCGGGGAAAATGACGCAGAAGATTTCGAAGACGGCTTCGGTCTGTGGCAGCCAGGCGCTCCCGATGGCGCGTTCAACATCAATAATTGGGATAACATCGAAGGCGCAGGCTTCGTTGACGGTCCCGTCATCCGTGACGAAGACACCATTTATATGGGCTTCGGTCTGGAAGGCGTCGATGGTTACGAAAACCGCGTTAAGCTGATTGAGCGTTCAATGAGTTACTTCGGTCTGTAA
- a CDS encoding outer membrane protein OmpK codes for MTLKKQSALAAASGALVAGLLFSSAASAVEVPEDIHAADYHWMNWHLYRGIDQRGGPYKFDDTYFEIEFGGRSGALDFFGYVDFLDILGDSGNSDKNRGDNFFADIEPRLSIDYLTGTDLSVGPVKEWYFAFDLLMADAGEFGGLQVLWSGIGTDTELPWLGKTGIAVYARYVGENYGAKNEGSWDGYVAHINWFKPFYHIGDDFIAFQGYTDYEFASDLGDEPGRSSDSLQSYLGIWYHSKQWAVGYGAKVYRNMTQFEDGAEGFNGPQDTTGVGHYFNLTYKI; via the coding sequence ATGACTCTCAAGAAACAGTCGGCCCTGGCCGCAGCAAGCGGCGCGTTGGTCGCCGGTCTGCTTTTTTCTTCAGCTGCGAGTGCTGTAGAAGTTCCGGAAGATATTCACGCCGCGGACTATCATTGGATGAACTGGCATCTGTATCGAGGGATTGATCAACGTGGCGGACCTTACAAGTTCGACGACACCTATTTCGAAATCGAGTTCGGCGGCCGTTCCGGCGCTTTGGACTTTTTCGGCTACGTGGATTTTCTGGATATTTTAGGCGACTCAGGCAATTCCGATAAAAATCGCGGCGATAACTTCTTCGCGGATATCGAGCCCCGTCTTTCCATCGACTACCTGACCGGAACGGATCTGTCTGTCGGCCCGGTTAAAGAATGGTATTTCGCCTTTGACCTATTGATGGCCGATGCAGGCGAATTTGGCGGCCTGCAGGTATTGTGGTCGGGTATCGGCACAGATACGGAGCTACCCTGGTTGGGTAAAACCGGCATTGCTGTCTACGCTCGTTATGTGGGTGAGAACTATGGCGCCAAGAATGAAGGCAGTTGGGACGGCTATGTCGCCCACATCAACTGGTTCAAGCCTTTTTACCACATCGGCGATGATTTCATTGCGTTCCAGGGATATACAGATTACGAGTTCGCCTCTGATCTGGGCGATGAACCGGGCCGTTCCTCCGACTCATTACAGTCCTACCTGGGCATCTGGTACCATTCCAAGCAATGGGCGGTCGGATATGGCGCCAAGGTATACCGCAACATGACTCAGTTCGAGGATGGTGCAGAAGGGTTTAATGGGCCGCAGGATACCACCGGCGTTGGCCATTACTTCAACCTGACCTACAAAATCTAG
- a CDS encoding GNAT family N-acetyltransferase: MQTVSTYYLEMTSPSDLRAKSPVGELQIMECAIRQFEYSRFLYTLVGGAWGWTDKLSWSDDQWRDYAENENLRTWVAYVKGSPAGYFELQKQPERQVEISYFGLAPRFIGQGLGGYLLTQCIREAWNWGAERVWVHTCTLDHPGALANYQARGMRLYLTETD; the protein is encoded by the coding sequence ATGCAGACAGTCTCCACTTACTATTTAGAAATGACTTCTCCGTCAGACTTACGGGCGAAAAGCCCGGTGGGAGAGTTGCAGATCATGGAATGCGCAATCCGGCAGTTTGAGTACAGCCGCTTTCTCTACACGTTGGTAGGCGGCGCCTGGGGATGGACCGACAAGTTGTCCTGGAGCGATGATCAGTGGCGGGATTATGCGGAGAACGAAAATCTGCGCACCTGGGTGGCTTACGTCAAAGGCTCACCGGCGGGTTACTTTGAACTGCAGAAACAGCCTGAACGACAAGTGGAAATTTCCTACTTCGGACTGGCCCCCAGATTTATTGGTCAAGGGCTCGGCGGCTATCTGCTCACCCAATGCATTCGCGAAGCGTGGAACTGGGGAGCAGAGCGGGTGTGGGTGCACACCTGTACGCTGGACCATCCTGGCGCGTTGGCCAACTATCAGGCCCGCGGCATGCGTTTGTACCTGACGGAGACCGACTGA
- a CDS encoding ATP/GTP-binding protein — translation MAELDEQTNRLTLKLVYYGPALSGKTTNLGALHELSSPELKGEMMVLETQKDRTLFFDLFPLGFEAPSGLLIQLKLYTVPGQVQHDSTRKAVLSRADGVAFIADSQHNQSHTNLEAFENLAANAGRVGIDFERLPLVVQFNKRDLKNILSEQEIRERWEPSPWWPVVFASALQNQGVLETLELLLQRVYPELDEEFKLGSAHQLSREAFVAGLLGK, via the coding sequence ATGGCGGAGCTGGATGAACAGACGAATCGACTGACCTTAAAGCTGGTCTATTATGGCCCTGCGCTGAGTGGGAAAACCACGAATCTGGGCGCGCTGCACGAATTGTCTTCGCCGGAACTGAAAGGCGAGATGATGGTGCTGGAGACGCAAAAAGACCGCACGCTGTTTTTTGATCTGTTCCCGCTGGGATTCGAAGCGCCCAGCGGCCTGTTGATTCAACTCAAGCTCTACACTGTTCCGGGACAGGTGCAGCATGACAGCACCCGCAAAGCGGTTTTATCCCGCGCAGACGGCGTCGCCTTTATCGCGGATTCCCAGCATAACCAAAGCCATACCAACCTTGAGGCGTTTGAGAATCTCGCCGCCAACGCCGGTCGCGTGGGCATCGACTTCGAACGCCTGCCACTGGTGGTGCAATTCAATAAGCGCGACCTGAAAAATATCCTGAGCGAGCAAGAAATTCGCGAGCGCTGGGAGCCCAGTCCCTGGTGGCCGGTGGTGTTCGCCAGCGCGTTGCAGAATCAAGGGGTGTTGGAGACGCTGGAGCTGTTGCTGCAGCGGGTATACCCGGAGCTGGATGAAGAATTCAAGCTGGGCTCTGCGCATCAGTTGAGCCGGGAGGCGTTTGTCGCCGGCTTGTTGGGAAAATGA
- a CDS encoding sensor histidine kinase, with protein sequence MNDIDPEFTLADLLTPRDIESLQNRLPPLLETSACIVPVQDKPDADAWPIRYQIRTVAYLVASAPKEKAEAACKLLEAILHQAARYRLAASLHHHVVEQDYEELQLKHQALQESEARYRELAEQLERRVEEQVAQIELRRKQVYEAEKLSALGQLGAGVAHEINNPLGFIQSNLNSGKGYLQDISDALTEMSRGHDVKAIFSRYELDFVIKDLHILMGDTLDGVARVAKIVKDLKGFAGTDGGSRQKVAMEELMESVCNLAKPLMGGHIRLRKEYEPTPPVWVDYSAFCQAVYAIMLNAVQAIGERGEVLVQCGLGANGVRIVIEDTGCGMDTETQNRIFEPFFTTKPVGSGTGLGMTLCRDIIRAHGGEIQVASEPGKGSRFCIELPVTEEASG encoded by the coding sequence GTGAATGACATTGATCCAGAGTTCACGCTTGCCGATCTATTGACGCCGAGAGACATTGAGTCGCTGCAAAATCGATTACCGCCGCTGTTGGAAACCTCCGCCTGTATCGTCCCTGTCCAGGACAAACCGGATGCTGACGCCTGGCCTATCCGCTATCAGATTCGTACGGTCGCCTACTTAGTCGCCTCAGCCCCCAAAGAAAAAGCGGAAGCCGCCTGCAAGTTGCTGGAAGCCATACTGCATCAGGCCGCCCGTTATCGGCTGGCGGCTTCCCTGCATCATCATGTGGTGGAGCAGGACTATGAGGAACTGCAGCTAAAGCATCAGGCTCTGCAGGAGTCGGAAGCGCGGTATCGGGAACTGGCGGAGCAGCTTGAGCGCAGGGTGGAGGAGCAGGTGGCGCAGATCGAGCTGCGTCGCAAGCAGGTTTACGAAGCGGAGAAACTGAGCGCATTGGGGCAGCTCGGCGCCGGCGTCGCTCATGAGATTAATAATCCCCTCGGGTTTATTCAGTCTAACCTGAACTCAGGTAAAGGCTACCTTCAGGATATCAGCGATGCGCTGACGGAAATGTCGCGCGGCCACGATGTGAAGGCGATTTTCAGTCGCTATGAACTGGACTTTGTCATCAAGGATCTGCATATCCTGATGGGCGACACTCTGGATGGCGTGGCGCGGGTCGCGAAAATCGTCAAGGATCTGAAAGGTTTCGCCGGCACGGATGGCGGCTCCAGACAGAAAGTGGCCATGGAAGAGCTGATGGAGAGCGTCTGCAATCTCGCCAAGCCGCTTATGGGCGGCCACATTCGTCTGCGCAAGGAATATGAGCCGACGCCGCCGGTGTGGGTGGACTATTCGGCGTTCTGCCAGGCGGTGTACGCCATCATGCTGAATGCGGTGCAGGCCATTGGCGAACGCGGTGAAGTGCTGGTGCAGTGTGGACTTGGCGCAAACGGGGTGCGCATTGTGATTGAAGACACCGGCTGCGGCATGGACACGGAGACTCAAAACCGTATTTTCGAACCGTTTTTCACCACCAAACCGGTGGGCTCCGGCACTGGACTGGGCATGACCTTATGCCGGGACATTATCCGCGCTCATGGCGGCGAGATTCAGGTCGCCAGCGAACCGGGCAAGGGCAGCCGTTTTTGCATTGAGCTGCCGGTGACGGAGGAAGCTTCCGGATAA